Genomic segment of Verrucomicrobiia bacterium:
AGAATACACGTGGTCGCGCTGCGGCGTGAACCGGAACCCGCCGGTCGTCAGCCGCGCATTTAAATCCGCGCGGAGCTTGTTCTTGGGAGGCACACCCATGTCCACCACCTTAGCGCAGCGCGCCTTTTTGTCAATATTTGGAATAATTCTAAAACAAAGAGGCGAGACGCCTGCGCTACTTTGTCAATTGCCCTGCCCTTCTCCAACCAACTCCAGAAAGTTTTACTTGCGCAGCCGGAAGAAAGCTTTGGTTCCAGGCTGCGACATGATGGCGCGATTTTCGAGAGAGGTTTTTTCGATGCCGTTGGTGATGTCCGACCAGTTTTGCGAAGCGGTATCCTGGGTTTCTTGAAGCACGAATCCCTTCGCGTTGGCCGGCCAGGAAACCACCACGCCGCTGCTCGATGAAGAAATCTGCAAGGCAGGCAGCGTTTGCCAGGTGTAAACAGAACCTGGCTTAAAACCACCCGGTGCTGCTGCCCACTGGCTGCCGTCGGCCGAGCAGGTCAAAAAGGCCCAATAGCCACTAAGCGCCCCGACGGGCCTCCAGGTCCTGCCCGAATCGCTTGAGGCATAAACCGGGCCGGGCGACTCCCCGCCGGTCGCGGCGGCCAGTTGGGTGCCATCAGCCGACGAACCCAGCGCAAACCATTCGAGGGCGGGCACATTGTTCGAAATCCAGGTGAGCCCTGAATCCACAGACGTATAAATCGCGCCGGTCGTTGACGCGGCGGCAAGCCGTGTTCCGTCAGCAGACGAGGCAACCGAGAACCAGGAGTTTGCAGGGGCGCTGGTTTGGACCCAAACTGCTCCGGAATTGGTCGAGAGGTACAGGGGTCCGGGCTTCATGTCGGCATCCCTGAAAGCTGCCGCCAGGAGCGTTGTTCCGTCAGAGGACGAGGCGATGCTCTGCCAGTACTGCCGGGGCACCCCGGCGGCCATCCAGGTGAGGCCTGCATCGGAGGACACATAAATAAGGTCGCCCCATGCGAGCGCCGCCAACTTTTGGCCATCTGCCGAGGAAGCCAGCCCCATCCAGTTTCGCGCCGGGGCGCTGGTGGCGCTCCAACTCAGGCCCGAGTCCGGCGAGGTCCACACGCCGCCGGGGTTCCCTGCGGCATCGGTATAAGCTGCTGCGGCCAGTTTTGTGCCGTCTGCCGATGAGGCAACCCGCTCCCAGTAGGCCTTGGAGGCGCTTGTCGAGGCCCAGGTTGCCCCCGCGTTGGTTGAGAGATAAAGCTCACCGGAGTTCAGGTTTTGGTCCGCATAGGCTGCCGCCACCAGTTTGCTCCCGTCGGCCGACGAGGCAATTCCTTCCCAATAAGCATTCGGAGAGGCGGTTGCTGCAGGAACCTGGGCAAAAACCTGAGGACCAGCGATCAAAGGGATTAGAGAAACAACGAGTAACGGC
This window contains:
- a CDS encoding sialidase family protein, encoding MIAGPQVFAQVPAATASPNAYWEGIASSADGSKLVAAAYADQNLNSGELYLSTNAGATWASTSASKAYWERVASSADGTKLAAAAYTDAAGNPGGVWTSPDSGLSWSATSAPARNWMGLASSADGQKLAALAWGDLIYVSSDAGLTWMAAGVPRQYWQSIASSSDGTTLLAAAFRDADMKPGPLYLSTNSGAVWVQTSAPANSWFSVASSADGTRLAAASTTGAIYTSVDSGLTWISNNVPALEWFALGSSADGTQLAAATGGESPGPVYASSDSGRTWRPVGALSGYWAFLTCSADGSQWAAAPGGFKPGSVYTWQTLPALQISSSSSGVVVSWPANAKGFVLQETQDTASQNWSDITNGIEKTSLENRAIMSQPGTKAFFRLRK